The Flavobacterium sp. K5-23 genome segment GTCAAATCATTAGGTTATACTCTTGATGAGGTTTATAATATGTTACAAAAAGAAAGCGGTATGCTAGGCCTTACAGGTTATAGTGACCTAAGAGATATAGAAGCGCATGCTGAAAAAGGAAATGCCAACTGCCAACTTGCATTAGCCATGAATGCGTATCGCATAAAAAAATATATAGGTTCTTATACTGCTGTAATGAATGGTCTAGACGCTATAGTATTTACGGCTGGTGTTGGTGAGAATTCATCTTATGTTCGAAAATTAGTGTGTACTGATATGGAGTATTTCGGAATCGAATTAGATAATGAAAAAAATGAAATCCGCTCCAAAGAAATCCGTGAAATAAATCTTCCTGAGTCTAAAACAAAAGTTTTGGTTATTCCTACCAATGAAGAAATCGAAATTGCAAAGCAAGTATATAATTTGCTTTTGGGTTAAAATAAACTTCTTATACTATAAAAAGCTTCTCGTTTGAGAGGCTTTTTTTTCGTTATAACCAATAAACGGTTCTGTGTTTATAAGTTTGGAATTCAAGGGTTTAGGGTGTAATGTAGTATTGTTTGTTAAATCAGATTCTGATAGAAAATAATATTTAACTATTTTAGCAAAACTAAAACTAAAAATTAAATACAAATTGAAACATTATTTATCCCTTTTCCTGCTTTGTGCTATGAGCATATTGCAGGCGCAAAGCATTCAGTCCCCTTCAAACAAAATCATTTTAAATTTTAAGTTAGGGACAAATGGACAGCCATTCTACTCCGTAAATTACAAAGAAAAACCAATCATTCTTGAAAGTGCCTTAGGTATTAAACTGAAAGAGAAAGCAGCTTTAGATGCGAATTTTGAAGTCATGGATACTAAAAAAGCAACTTTTAATGAATCTTGGAAACCTGTACTAGGAGAGCAATCATCTATCTTAAATCATTATAATGAATTGACTGTTTCTCTTATTCAAAAAGAAACTAAGGTAAAAATGAATATCATTTTTAGAGTTTTTGATGAGGGTGTTGCTTTTCGCTATGATTTCCCTAAACAAAACGAACTTAATTATTTCATTATTTCTGATGAGGTATCTCAATTTAATCTAACGGATAATTATAAAGCATTTTGGATTCCGGGAGATTTTGATAGTAATGAGTACGAGTACAACGAAACAAAACTTTCTGAAATTGATAATTCTAAAATAGATATGAATAATGGTATTGGTGTGAAATCCATTCCAGGAAAATACATTGTTCAATCGCCGTTGATGATGAAATCTACATCGGGGTTATATCTTAATATTTTTGAAGCGGCGGTAGTTAATTATCCTATAATGCATTTAAATGTTGATGTTGAAAAATATAAATTGAATGCACAATTGGTTCCTAACGCTATAGGTGACAAAGCCTATTTGCAAACACCTTGCGTTTCTCCTTGGAGAACGATAATGATAAGTGATGATGCCAGAGATATTGTAGGCTCAAAAATGATTCTGAACCTTAACGAACCTTCAAAAATTGAAGATACTTCTTGGATTAAGCCTATGAAGTATGTTGGGATTTGGTGGGAAATGCACGTTGGGAAAGCTACCTGGGATTATGCAGGTTCACAAAATGCTCAAAACTCAGTGACTAAGGATTTATTACCTTCAGGAAAACACGGAGCAACTACAGAAAACACTAAAAGATACATCGACTTTGCTGCCAAAAACGGTTTTGATGGAGTTCTGGTAGAAGGATGGAATGTCGGTTGGGAAGATTGGTTTGGCAACTGGAAAGAAGAGGTTTTTGACTTTGTAACTCCTTATCCTGATTTTAATATTGATGAGGTTACGGCTTACGCCAAAGCAAAAAATGTAAAAATGATTATGCATCATGAGACTTCGGGCTCAGTTGCTAATTATGAAAGAAGATTAGACCGTGCATTTGATTATATGAAGAAATACGATTATCCGGCTGTAAAGTCAGGATACGTAGGTAAAATTATTCCTAGAGGAGAATTCCATGACGGGCAGTCTATGGTCAACCATTTTAATTTTGTTGCAAGACGTGCTGCTGATTATAAAATTATGATTAATTCACACGAATCTTCCAGACCTACAGGCTATAGCAGAACCTATCCAAATTATATTGCTGCCGAAGCTGCTCGTGGAAATGAATTCAATGCTTGGAGTATTGGAAACCCACCTATGCACGAAACAATATTGCCTTTCACAAGACTACTTGGAGGACCTATGGATTATACTCCTGGTATTTTCGAAATAAAAATGAGCCATTACGATAAAAGTAAAACGGAACAAGTACATACTACATTGGCAAAACAACTAGCTTTGTATGTAACGATGTATTCTCCTTTGCAAATGGCAGCTGATTTACCTGAAAACTACGAGAAATACAATGATGCTTTTCAATTCATTAAAGACGTAGCTGCAGATTGGGATGAGAGTATATATCTAGAAGCAGAACCAGGTGATTATTTAACGGTAGTTAGAAAAGAAAAAGGAAAAGAATCGTGGTTCCTGGGTGCAATCACCGATGAAAATGCAAGAAACTCTGAAATTAAGTTGGATTTCCTAACAAAAGGACAAAAGTATAAAGCGACCATTTACGAAGATGCAAATAATGCTCATTGGAAAAACAATCCTATTGCTTATAAAATTAGAACTATGATAGTTACCACTAAGTCAAAAATTAAATTGAAATTGGCTGCCGGCGGAGGAACCGCTATCAGTTTTGAACCAATTAAATAAAAACCAAATCCTGTAAGCATTAAACCTTACAGGATTTTTAATTATATTGCGATTCTATTTACCTATTAAAAATTGTAATTATTTCCAAATGAAAAAAAATACCTTTTTAGCTCTTCTTTTATTAAACGGTTCGGTGCTCCTTGCTCAAAATAATGAAGCCAAAACGATTAAAGAAATTTACAACTCCTCTTTGACAAATTCAAAATGTTATTCTTGGTTGGATTATTTATCCAATTCAATTGGAGGTCGTTTATCAGGATCTACTAACGCTGAAAAAGCCGTTCAGTACACCAAATCCGAAATGGAGAAACTAGGTTTT includes the following:
- a CDS encoding glycoside hydrolase family 97 protein — protein: MKHYLSLFLLCAMSILQAQSIQSPSNKIILNFKLGTNGQPFYSVNYKEKPIILESALGIKLKEKAALDANFEVMDTKKATFNESWKPVLGEQSSILNHYNELTVSLIQKETKVKMNIIFRVFDEGVAFRYDFPKQNELNYFIISDEVSQFNLTDNYKAFWIPGDFDSNEYEYNETKLSEIDNSKIDMNNGIGVKSIPGKYIVQSPLMMKSTSGLYLNIFEAAVVNYPIMHLNVDVEKYKLNAQLVPNAIGDKAYLQTPCVSPWRTIMISDDARDIVGSKMILNLNEPSKIEDTSWIKPMKYVGIWWEMHVGKATWDYAGSQNAQNSVTKDLLPSGKHGATTENTKRYIDFAAKNGFDGVLVEGWNVGWEDWFGNWKEEVFDFVTPYPDFNIDEVTAYAKAKNVKMIMHHETSGSVANYERRLDRAFDYMKKYDYPAVKSGYVGKIIPRGEFHDGQSMVNHFNFVARRAADYKIMINSHESSRPTGYSRTYPNYIAAEAARGNEFNAWSIGNPPMHETILPFTRLLGGPMDYTPGIFEIKMSHYDKSKTEQVHTTLAKQLALYVTMYSPLQMAADLPENYEKYNDAFQFIKDVAADWDESIYLEAEPGDYLTVVRKEKGKESWFLGAITDENARNSEIKLDFLTKGQKYKATIYEDANNAHWKNNPIAYKIRTMIVTTKSKIKLKLAAGGGTAISFEPIK